One Halobaculum roseum DNA segment encodes these proteins:
- a CDS encoding universal stress protein — protein MSLTVERVLVPVDGSDESLTAVEYAVAVAKRYGAQVHAVYVLGEEVVRAIEEEMIDQSEVAEDTEAFTDTVRDLAHAEGVEVSSSIAYGFSTKRKTTHPGSVILDTAEDIDADFIVIPREPLTGEPGEVLEKAAEYVLLYASQPVLSV, from the coding sequence ATGAGCCTGACCGTCGAACGCGTACTGGTCCCCGTGGACGGGAGCGACGAGTCACTGACGGCGGTCGAGTACGCCGTCGCCGTCGCGAAGCGGTACGGCGCGCAGGTCCACGCCGTGTACGTGCTCGGCGAGGAGGTCGTCCGCGCGATCGAGGAGGAGATGATCGACCAGTCGGAGGTCGCCGAGGACACCGAGGCGTTCACCGACACGGTCCGCGATCTCGCCCACGCGGAGGGTGTCGAGGTGTCGAGTTCGATCGCGTACGGTTTCTCGACGAAGCGCAAGACCACCCATCCCGGGTCGGTCATCCTCGACACCGCCGAGGACATCGACGCCGACTTCATCGTCATCCCGCGCGAGCCGCTCACCGGCGAGCCCGGCGAGGTGCTGGAGAAGGCCGCCGAGTACGTGCTGCTGTACGCGAGTCAGCCCGTCCTGTCGGTGTGA
- a CDS encoding GNAT family N-acetyltransferase yields the protein MSGDRVYPDEPAGPFEAPPLSFVDREGRDIEIRPYPPDADGEAGEEEFEALVEMYTAFDPADRAQGIPPGRESDVRSWLETILGDGGYNVVAWDGDAVAGHATLVPDGDAYELAIFVLQAYQGAGIGTHLMEALLGHGAANGVDKVWLTVERWNRAAVGLYKKVGFETSDAESFELEMTAVLADPA from the coding sequence ATGAGCGGCGACCGCGTCTACCCCGACGAGCCGGCCGGCCCGTTCGAGGCGCCGCCGCTGTCGTTCGTCGACCGCGAGGGCCGCGACATCGAGATCCGGCCGTATCCACCCGACGCCGACGGCGAGGCCGGCGAGGAGGAGTTCGAGGCGCTCGTGGAGATGTACACGGCGTTCGACCCGGCCGACCGCGCACAGGGGATCCCCCCGGGGCGGGAGTCGGACGTGCGCTCGTGGCTGGAGACGATCCTCGGCGACGGCGGCTACAACGTCGTCGCCTGGGACGGCGACGCCGTCGCCGGCCACGCCACGCTCGTCCCCGACGGCGACGCCTACGAACTCGCCATCTTCGTGCTGCAGGCGTACCAGGGCGCCGGCATCGGCACGCACCTCATGGAGGCGCTGCTCGGCCACGGCGCGGCCAACGGCGTCGACAAGGTGTGGCTCACCGTCGAGCGGTGGAACCGCGCCGCGGTCGGCCTCTACAAGAAGGTCGGCTTCGAGACGAGCGACGCCGAGTCGTTCGAACTGGAGATGACGGCCGTGCTCGCGGACCCGGCGTAG
- a CDS encoding universal stress protein, whose amino-acid sequence MNVLLGIGGSDDSLRALEDTVERAKAAGDDLTVAVVENPQADRTPEEVEDRVRTVLAEAGLDADVRRVEGDAGSQLVAIAEDEGFDMIAIGGGETSPMGKINLGSIAQFVLLNSHVSVKLVR is encoded by the coding sequence ATGAACGTACTGCTGGGCATCGGCGGGAGCGACGACTCCCTCCGGGCGCTCGAGGACACCGTCGAGCGGGCGAAGGCCGCCGGCGACGACCTCACGGTCGCGGTCGTCGAGAACCCCCAGGCCGACCGCACCCCCGAGGAGGTCGAGGACCGCGTCCGGACGGTGCTCGCGGAGGCGGGCCTCGACGCCGACGTGCGCCGCGTCGAGGGCGACGCGGGCAGCCAACTCGTCGCCATCGCGGAGGACGAGGGGTTCGACATGATCGCGATCGGCGGGGGCGAGACCAGCCCGATGGGGAAGATCAACCTCGGAAGCATCGCGCAGTTCGTCCTCCTGAACTCCCACGTCTCGGTGAAACTGGTCAGATGA
- a CDS encoding DUF5806 family protein: MTDDAGKEAGGDADAAAAEDIDERATDGGEGAAEGVLAASPESEEEPDEERADAESVTADGSTADESVAADESATTDDASGSVPGPDVGADAGEGVPEDVPDDVAKYDRFQKMERAEYDRVNEFLRDRTYVTAREWAIARLCSDFRTETGVEMTKIGENLPRLVPFMTDTYTPQAVNQARASFEEKVRKAGATFLYGAMSGFFTAEDLDDVMYESTEVAKFLLEVEGADLAVEEELAAEDKISSVMRDVREASAEVRGEEVKCPECGHVHEP, translated from the coding sequence ATGACCGACGACGCGGGCAAGGAGGCCGGCGGCGACGCCGACGCGGCCGCGGCCGAGGACATCGACGAGCGGGCCACCGACGGCGGCGAGGGAGCCGCCGAGGGAGTCCTCGCCGCGTCCCCGGAGAGCGAGGAGGAACCTGACGAGGAACGCGCGGACGCCGAGTCCGTGACGGCGGACGGGTCCACGGCCGACGAGTCTGTGGCGGCCGACGAATCCGCAACGACCGACGACGCGTCGGGGTCGGTTCCCGGACCGGACGTCGGCGCCGACGCCGGCGAGGGCGTCCCCGAGGACGTGCCCGACGATGTGGCGAAGTACGACCGCTTCCAGAAGATGGAGCGCGCGGAGTACGACCGCGTCAACGAGTTCCTCCGCGACCGCACCTACGTCACCGCCCGCGAGTGGGCGATCGCGCGGCTGTGTTCGGACTTCCGGACGGAGACGGGCGTCGAGATGACGAAGATCGGCGAGAACCTCCCGCGGCTCGTCCCGTTCATGACCGACACCTACACCCCCCAGGCGGTGAACCAGGCGCGGGCGTCCTTCGAGGAGAAGGTGCGCAAGGCCGGCGCCACCTTCCTCTACGGCGCGATGTCCGGGTTCTTCACCGCCGAGGACCTCGACGACGTGATGTACGAGTCGACGGAGGTCGCGAAGTTCCTGCTGGAGGTTGAGGGCGCGGACCTCGCCGTCGAGGAGGAGCTGGCCGCCGAGGACAAGATCTCCTCGGTGATGCGCGACGTGCGCGAGGCGAGCGCCGAGGTTCGGGGCGAGGAGGTCAAGTGCCCCGAGTGCGGCCACGTCCACGAGCCGTGA
- the endA gene encoding tRNA-intron lyase: MNATLDGDVVRAAGDARQRFHDARGYGRASGPDVTLARVEAAHLLYRGDIDSVSGMDFRAFFRDSVAGESGFAARFLVYADLRERGFYLAPARDGWPGSADGRAGDADILVFERGEKPGGPVAHRVRVVGEREELAAASLGGRTLAVVDEESEVSYFACTADGGFDGRTEYDLPAGLDADLLDDRVVCWSPPADLYESAFYGQPISGRDDADVDALQLSLVEAADLAARGAVDLDADAVIERGRAVEGERFDRRLSVYRELRDRGVVPKTGYKFGADFRTYDAVETVTDLPHSERLVRVVQPDHRFHPRELALDVRLAGGVRKGMVFALAGDDSNDYLTVERLTP; this comes from the coding sequence ATGAACGCGACACTCGACGGCGACGTGGTCCGCGCGGCGGGCGACGCGCGCCAGCGGTTCCACGACGCCCGGGGGTACGGCCGCGCGTCGGGGCCCGACGTAACCCTCGCACGGGTGGAGGCTGCCCATCTGCTGTATCGCGGCGACATCGACTCGGTCTCGGGGATGGACTTCCGGGCGTTCTTCCGCGACAGCGTCGCCGGCGAGTCCGGCTTCGCCGCCCGGTTTCTGGTGTACGCAGACCTGCGCGAGCGGGGCTTCTATCTCGCCCCCGCCCGCGACGGCTGGCCGGGGAGCGCGGACGGACGCGCCGGCGACGCCGACATCCTCGTGTTCGAGCGCGGCGAGAAGCCCGGCGGCCCGGTCGCCCATCGCGTCCGCGTCGTCGGCGAACGCGAGGAGCTGGCGGCCGCGTCGCTGGGGGGACGAACGCTCGCCGTCGTCGACGAGGAGAGCGAGGTGTCGTACTTCGCGTGCACGGCCGACGGCGGGTTCGACGGGCGAACCGAGTACGACCTGCCCGCCGGCCTCGACGCCGACCTGCTCGACGACCGCGTCGTCTGCTGGTCGCCGCCGGCCGACCTGTACGAGTCGGCGTTCTACGGCCAGCCGATCTCCGGGCGCGACGACGCCGACGTCGACGCCCTCCAGCTGTCGCTGGTCGAGGCCGCCGACCTGGCCGCCCGCGGCGCCGTCGACCTCGACGCCGACGCGGTGATCGAGCGCGGGCGGGCGGTCGAGGGCGAGCGGTTCGACCGCCGTCTGTCGGTGTATCGCGAGCTTCGCGACCGCGGCGTCGTCCCCAAGACGGGCTACAAGTTCGGCGCCGACTTCCGGACCTACGACGCCGTGGAGACGGTGACGGACCTCCCGCACTCCGAGCGACTCGTCCGGGTGGTGCAGCCGGACCACCGCTTCCACCCCCGCGAGTTGGCGCTCGACGTGCGACTGGCCGGCGGCGTGCGGAAGGGAATGGTTTTTGCGCTCGCCGGCGACGACTCGAACGACTACCTGACGGTCGAGCGACTCACCCCATGA
- a CDS encoding tryptophan--tRNA ligase, with the protein MSDDNTGPVRGTDEAEADSEEQRARTDGGVALDPWGSATVADYRELFEEFGIEAFEEIIDEVPEPHYLMRRGVIFGHRDYGAVARALANDEPAAALSGFMPTGDPHIGHKLVFDELIYHQEQGADTYGLIADLEAHSARGMTWEEIDEHARDYLLSLLALGFDPEEGELYRQSTNRRLQDLAFELGSNARFAEFESIYGFDGGTSVSHMQSVVTQMADILYPQLDEPKPTVIPVGPDQDPHVRFSRDIARKTRYFKVTEAFASPEFDAAERVLVRRAHDEREAWADDPETPRCEDAAAWLADAEVDAEFESARAGAVEKLENAGMEPLRPRTRFLDRNADEAAFEALIEAVPGEKRVFDAHIDSFELDREDAEELAREVEVDNGGFGFYTPSSIYHRFMTGLTGGKMSSSIEASHISLLDDPEEGYDKVKSATTGGRETAEKQRELGGEADECPVYELYAYLLANDDDGFAEEVYEECVGGERLCGDCKEQAATLMKEFLADHQEKREEAKELLAELDIDLDVDASRRGIPGEEE; encoded by the coding sequence ATGAGCGACGACAACACCGGCCCCGTACGGGGCACCGACGAAGCCGAAGCCGACAGCGAGGAGCAACGAGCGCGAACCGACGGTGGCGTCGCGCTCGATCCGTGGGGCTCGGCGACCGTCGCCGACTACCGCGAACTGTTCGAGGAGTTCGGCATCGAGGCGTTCGAGGAGATCATCGACGAGGTGCCCGAGCCGCACTACCTGATGCGCCGCGGCGTCATCTTCGGCCACCGCGACTACGGCGCCGTCGCCCGCGCGCTCGCGAACGACGAGCCCGCGGCAGCCCTCTCGGGGTTCATGCCCACCGGCGACCCCCACATCGGCCACAAGCTCGTGTTCGACGAGCTGATCTACCACCAGGAGCAGGGTGCCGACACCTACGGCCTCATCGCGGACCTGGAGGCCCACTCCGCCCGCGGGATGACGTGGGAGGAGATCGACGAGCACGCCCGCGACTACCTGCTCTCGCTGCTCGCGCTCGGGTTCGACCCCGAGGAGGGCGAGCTGTACCGCCAGTCCACGAACCGCCGGCTGCAGGACCTCGCGTTCGAGTTGGGATCGAACGCCCGGTTCGCGGAGTTCGAGTCGATCTACGGCTTCGACGGCGGCACCTCCGTCTCGCACATGCAGTCGGTCGTCACCCAGATGGCGGACATCCTCTACCCGCAGCTGGACGAGCCGAAGCCGACCGTGATCCCGGTCGGTCCGGATCAGGACCCGCACGTCCGCTTCTCGCGGGACATCGCCCGCAAGACGCGCTACTTCAAGGTGACCGAGGCGTTCGCCAGCCCGGAGTTCGACGCCGCCGAGCGCGTGCTCGTCCGCCGGGCCCACGACGAGCGCGAGGCGTGGGCCGACGACCCCGAGACGCCGCGGTGTGAGGACGCCGCCGCGTGGCTCGCCGACGCCGAGGTGGACGCCGAGTTCGAGTCCGCCCGCGCGGGCGCCGTCGAGAAGCTGGAGAACGCCGGGATGGAGCCGCTTCGTCCCAGAACCAGGTTCCTCGACCGCAACGCCGACGAGGCCGCCTTCGAGGCGCTCATCGAGGCGGTTCCCGGCGAGAAGCGCGTCTTCGACGCCCACATCGACTCCTTCGAGTTGGACCGCGAGGACGCCGAGGAGCTGGCCCGCGAGGTCGAGGTCGACAACGGCGGCTTCGGCTTCTACACGCCCTCCTCGATCTACCACCGGTTCATGACCGGCCTCACCGGCGGGAAGATGTCCTCGTCCATCGAGGCGAGCCACATCTCGCTGCTCGACGACCCCGAGGAGGGGTACGACAAGGTGAAGTCGGCGACGACCGGCGGCCGCGAGACGGCCGAGAAGCAGCGCGAACTCGGCGGCGAGGCCGACGAGTGCCCGGTGTACGAGCTGTACGCGTACCTGCTGGCGAACGACGACGACGGCTTCGCCGAGGAAGTGTACGAGGAGTGCGTCGGCGGCGAGCGCCTCTGTGGCGACTGCAAGGAGCAGGCGGCGACGCTGATGAAGGAGTTCCTCGCGGACCACCAGGAGAAGCGCGAGGAGGCGAAGGAGCTGCTCGCGGAGCTGGACATCGACCTTGACGTCGACGCCTCGCGGCGGGGGATCCCCGGCGAGGAGGAGTAG
- a CDS encoding ornithine cyclodeaminase family protein produces MHVLDDDAVASLLSLEALLPVIEEAFLKQGRGEVERPERPHFPVGEGLDGRTDPAGTGLAMPAYVHGDPAYATKLASVFPGNADPAVDRPTVQAQVLLTDASNGAPLALLAGERITNARTGCIGGLAARELAAGTGPVDLAVIGAGQQARWQTRAIDAARGVDRARIYSPTPDSREGCAADLRSEGIAAETVDTAEAAVRDADVVVTATTSETPVFPGEALADGALVIAVGAYEASMRELDRATFERADRAFADVPEEVAAIGDIVDNEVDPERLTPLSAVFEGEAGRESTDEVIVVESVGSAVLDTATANYLWGEASEEDGVEVAF; encoded by the coding sequence ATGCACGTTCTCGACGACGACGCGGTCGCCTCGCTGCTCTCGCTTGAGGCCCTCCTCCCGGTGATCGAGGAGGCGTTCCTGAAGCAGGGCCGCGGCGAGGTGGAGCGTCCCGAGCGGCCGCACTTCCCGGTCGGCGAGGGGCTCGACGGCCGCACGGACCCCGCGGGAACCGGACTCGCGATGCCGGCGTACGTCCACGGCGACCCGGCGTACGCGACGAAGCTCGCGTCCGTGTTCCCCGGGAACGCCGATCCCGCGGTCGACAGACCGACGGTGCAGGCACAGGTGTTGCTTACCGACGCGTCGAACGGCGCCCCGCTCGCGCTGTTGGCCGGCGAGCGCATCACGAACGCCCGAACGGGCTGCATCGGCGGGCTCGCGGCGCGGGAGTTGGCAGCCGGAACGGGTCCGGTGGACCTCGCGGTGATCGGCGCCGGGCAGCAGGCACGCTGGCAGACCCGCGCGATCGACGCGGCCCGCGGCGTCGACCGGGCGCGGATCTACTCGCCGACGCCCGACTCGCGGGAGGGCTGCGCGGCGGACCTCCGGAGCGAGGGGATCGCCGCCGAGACCGTCGACACGGCGGAGGCGGCCGTCCGCGACGCCGACGTGGTCGTCACTGCGACGACCAGCGAGACGCCGGTGTTTCCGGGCGAGGCGCTCGCCGACGGCGCGCTGGTGATCGCCGTGGGCGCCTACGAGGCGTCGATGCGGGAACTCGACCGCGCGACGTTCGAGCGGGCCGACCGAGCCTTCGCTGACGTTCCCGAGGAGGTCGCGGCCATCGGCGACATCGTCGACAACGAGGTCGACCCCGAGCGGCTGACGCCGCTGTCGGCGGTGTTCGAGGGCGAGGCCGGCCGGGAATCGACCGACGAGGTGATCGTCGTCGAGAGCGTCGGCTCGGCGGTGTTGGACACGGCGACCGCGAACTATCTGTGGGGAGAAGCGAGCGAGGAGGACGGGGTCGAGGTCGCGTTCTGA